GTAACTTCTCACCTTTTCCTAAATTACTCAGAGATCATTTATGGTAGCGTATTGAAAACTTGATACAAACAACCTACATCTGTCCTTTACAAATGGgtgtgtttattatatatgtaaatcaaactgcaaatgcatggCGTTGTCTTAAATACAAGGAGTGAAGTGTTACAATCTACCCATGGTGTGGGTTAGTTGTAACAGTGCTTGGGGTGAATTGTAACAGATTGAAAAAGTGcataaatcaatcaactaatTATTGAACGCCTTTATTGAGACCATGAGAGCAACATTGCCATGTTTACCATTTTGTTTGGcagaaataataatataaataataaaatgtttattatttaaccctccaCTAAATGGTCTTTCTCAACCAAACAACAACTAGGCTAAACTAAACACCTGAacatttctggtgtgtgtgtgtgactgaatgTTGGACATGTTCACTTAATCAGAGTCACAGTTGTGACAGTGGTACAGGCATGGTGGGCCCATACTTTGCATTCCCAGCACTGCAACCAGACCTCCTTGGACTTGGAATCGTTAAAGTTTTCCTCGTTGGAGGAATCTGAATCTTCTGGTTCAATCtgctttgttttgtattttttcttaAGCAGGGCAGTTTTTAGTTGTTATTCGGTGTGGTTTGTTTTGGCTTGCTTTTTTCCAGCTGTTTTTTTAGGCAGAGCAAATATTATTTTTTCCTTCTGAGTGCTTGAATGGGTGTATTCAGGCGTTTAGCTGGCCTGGAAGGCAGCTGGAGAGGTGGCCTGGAAGGCAGCTGGAGAGGTGGCCTGGAAGGCAACTGGAGAAGTGGCCTGGAAGGCAGCTGGAGAGGTGGCCTGGAAGGCAACTGGAGAAGTGGCCTGGAAGGCAGCTGGAGAAGTGGCCTGGAAGGCAGCTGGAGAGGTGGCCTGGAAGGCAACTGGAGAAGTGGCCTGGAAGGCAGCTGGAGAAGTGGCCTGGAAGGCAACTGGAGAAGTGGCCTGGAAGGCAGCTGGAGAGGTGGCCTGGAAGGCAGCTGGAGAAGTGGCCTGGAAGGCAGCTGGAGAGGTGGCCAGGAAGGCAGCTGGAGAGGTGGCCAGGAAGGCAGCTGGAGAGGTGGCCTGGAAGGCAGCTGGAGAGGTGGCTTGGAAGTGGACATAAATCAGCTGCCCTCAAGAGATACTCTGACAACTTCTGCTCCTGCTCATCAATGAAGACCCTGTTTCCACTATGGTAGAGTACAAGCTCTCTCGACCACTTCTCCAGTAGCTTCTTTCTCTTTTTGCAGAATCTGCACAGCATCACATGACATATGCCATACAACTTTGCAACTGATCTGATTGATTTCCCCTGCTCTGTTACATCATTTGACGCAATGTTCAAAGGGTGGAGAGGTACTCCCCCATCTGTCTTTCTTTTCCATGATCGAGGAATGCTGAAAGTAAAAGAAAACATGTACCAAAAACATCCAGTTTTAGTCAGGGTTAGTTGTAACATTTTCACACACGTTGTTATAACTAACCCTGACCCTTGCAGCCATTAGCTAGCTTCCATTTTAGCTAAATGTTAAAACTTTAGCATTGCTAACTTGCATCAAATATCTCTACACAGACTAGTTATAAACCTGATATAAGTTTGATTAATTTAACTACAAAGCACTTCATGCAATCACAAAGCAAATTTGGTCAAAATAATTACCTTCTTACCTCAAAATGAGATTTCTGCCAATATAATCTGCAGAGTTTATCACAAGGACTTGCTTTTTCACATGAGGGTTCAAGACTAAACTGAGCATGAGCACAGTGAATCATATGATTCTACCTCGCTCCTGATTGGAGGAATTGCAAGTGTTACAACCATCCCCGGTCCGCCCTAATAttcatattaatatatatatatatattaatatatatactagttgagtatctgatgctccagatactcaactagtctaaaggccagttttattgcttctttaataaggactacagttttcagctgtgctaacataattgcaaaatggttttctaatgatcagttagccttttaaaattataaacttggattagctaacacaacatgccattggaacacaggtgtgattgttgctgataatgggcctctctaCGCCTATGCAgatatacaattttttttaaatctgtcatttccagctacaatagtcatttacaacattaacaatgtctacactgtatttctgatcaatttaatgttattttaaatggaccaaaaaaatgtgtttttctttcaaaaacaaggacatttctaagtgaccccaaacttttgaacggtagtgtgtatacagttgaagttggaagtttacatacacttaggttggagtcattaaaactagtttttcaaccactccacaaatgtattgttaacaaactatagttttggcaagtcggttaggacatctactttgtgcatgacacaggtaattttctcaacaattgtttacagacagattatttcacttataattcactgcatcacaattccagtggttcagaagtttgcatacacttagttgactgtgcctttaaacagcttggaaaatttcagaaaattatatcatggctttagatgattctgataggctaattgacatcatttgagtcaattggagttgtacctgtggatgtatttcaaggcctaccttcaaactcagtgcctctttgcttgacatcatgggaaaatcaaaaggaatcagccaagccctcagaaaaacaattgtagacctccacaagtctggttcatccttgggagcaatttccaaatgcctgaaggtaccacgttcatctgtacaaacaatagtacggaagtataaacaccatgggaccacgcagccgtcacatcGCTCaggaggagacgcgttctgtctcctagagatgaacgtactttggtgcgataagtgcgaatcaatcccagaacaacagctaaggaccttgtgaagatgctggaggacactggtacaaaagtatctatatccacagcaaaacaagtcctatatcgacataacctgaaaagccgctcagcaaggaagaagccactgctccaaaactgccaatcaaaatccagactacggtttgcaactgcacatggggacaaagatcgtactttttggagaaatgtcctctggtctgataaaacaaaaatagaactgtttggcaataaagaccatcgttatgtttagaggaaaaagggggaggcttgaaagcagaagaacaccattccaaccgtgaagcacgggggtggcagcatcatgttgtgggggtgctttgctgcaggagggtctggtgcacttcacaaaatagatggcttcatgaggatggaaaatgatgtggatatattgaagcaacatctcaagacatcagtcaggaagttaaaggttggtcacaaatgggtcttccaaatggacaatgtccccaagcatacttccaaagttgtggcaaaatggcttaaggacaacaaagtcaaggtattggagtggccatcacaaagcccggacctcaatcctatagaacatttgtgggcagaactgaaaaagcgtgtgcgagcaaggaggcctacaaacctgattgagttacaccagctctgtcaggaggaatgggccaaaagtcacccaacttattgtgggaagcttgtggaaggctactcaaaataattgacccaggttaaacaatttaaagcaaatgctaccaaatactaattgagtgtatgtaaacttctgacccactgggaatgtgatgaaagaaataaaagctgaaataaatcattctctttactattattctgacatttcacattcttaaagtggtgatcctaactgacctaagacaggggtgtttactaggattaaatgtcaggaattgtgaaaaactgagtataaatgtatttggctaaggtgtatgtaaacttccgacttcaactgtatgtatgtatgtatgtatgtatgtatgtatgtatgtatgtatgtacacacacatatatatatatacatacatacacatatatatacatacatacacatatatatacacatatatatatatatatatatatatacatacatacacatatatacatacacatacacatatatatacatacacacacacatatatatatatacacacatgtgtatgtatatatatgtatatatatatgtgtgtatatatatatatatatacacacacatatatatatatatacacacatgtgtatgtatatatatgtatatatatatgtgtgtatatatatatatatatatatatatatatatatactacatatatatatatatatacacatatatatatatatatatatacatacacatgtgtgtatatatatatacatgtgtgtatatatatatatatatatacatatatatatacacatatatacatatgtatatacatatatatatatatatatacatatatatacatatatatacacacacatatatatatatatatatatatatatatgtatatgtgtgtgtatatatatatatatatgtatatatatatacatacacatgtgtgtgtatatatatatatatatatatatata
Above is a window of Salmo salar chromosome ssa03, Ssal_v3.1, whole genome shotgun sequence DNA encoding:
- the LOC106600787 gene encoding uncharacterized protein isoform X2; protein product: MLSLVLNPHVKKQVLVINSADYIGRNLILSIPRSWKRKTDGGVPLHPLNIASNDVTEQGKSIRSVAKLYGICHVMLCRFCKKRKKLLEKWSRELVLYHSGNRVFIDEQEQKLSEYLLRAADLCPLPSHLSSCLPGHLSSCLPGHLSSCLPGHLSSCLPGHFSSCLPGHLSSCLPGHFSSCLPGHFSSCLPGHFSSCLPGHLSSCLPGHFSSCLPGHFSSCLPGHLSSCLPGHFSSCLPGHLSSCLPGHLSSCLPGQLNA
- the LOC106600787 gene encoding uncharacterized protein isoform X1; translation: MIHCAHAQFSLEPSCEKASPCDKLCRLYWQKSHFEVRSIPRSWKRKTDGGVPLHPLNIASNDVTEQGKSIRSVAKLYGICHVMLCRFCKKRKKLLEKWSRELVLYHSGNRVFIDEQEQKLSEYLLRAADLCPLPSHLSSCLPGHLSSCLPGHLSSCLPGHLSSCLPGHFSSCLPGHLSSCLPGHFSSCLPGHFSSCLPGHFSSCLPGHLSSCLPGHFSSCLPGHFSSCLPGHLSSCLPGHFSSCLPGHLSSCLPGHLSSCLPGQLNA